One window of Balearica regulorum gibbericeps isolate bBalReg1 chromosome 10, bBalReg1.pri, whole genome shotgun sequence genomic DNA carries:
- the CCDC174 gene encoding coiled-coil domain-containing protein 174 isoform X1, protein MDRRKKPLDVAASSLVDLKAELFRKQEEFKKEKLLKDAGIFAKPKTSNKKPSIWNKQNTGVANRAEKDVEQKAEEEHILDKSRKKLEEKAKLYEKMTKGDFPDEETEDLYLVDFTQKIIDKQHEVQEMYQSEAARKTLEKETDDEETQPEVEIPPPEDPDEEWVDYVDFLGRSRRCMKKDLPSLLKMDQELQGKRQGPDGNTLLSEDMRRELQRQQWEKEEEEALRKPMGPIHYEDIRENEARQLGVGYFAFSRDKELRDKQRATLDMLREQTLDQRTKREQLKEKRKAALDARLSKLRARKIKKLREAGLEEEAEKLEKGEAKGVTDEPEAPRVTAASRKVEVVIQERRDTKPGVPYVREWDKGKELMFGQWSKKQEELRDERDPEFAPPSDYFMGQKKDDNYRSQDLNSPETSSAKLETETAQNQQMPSAQANGSSSEDVPSSAQAYNSNVRVESASTEACGSDAQDAPSSGEDDSSDDEDMLPSAQAYGYSAQGVPPSMQAYGYGAQGVPPSMQAYGYSTHDMPFPMQAYGYGAQGMLPPMHTYGYSTHDMPFSMQAYGYGAQDAPPGMQACGCSAQDAPPGMQACGCSAQDAPPGMQACGCSAQDAPPGVQDCGCSAQDAPPGVQDCGCNAQDLPPGIQGCGCSTQNMPPAMQGCGCSTQDVLPSAQTNSSDTQNQEPLYQSLDDMLSYYRQVT, encoded by the exons ATGGACCGGAGGAAGAAGCCGTTGGATGTGGCCGCCTCCTCG TTGGTAGATCTCAAAGCAGAACTCTTCCGAAAGCAAGAAgaattcaagaaagaaaagctactGAAAGATGCTGGCATCTTTGCAAAGCCTAAAACTTCTAATAAG AAACCAAGCATCtggaacaaacaaaacactggAGTTGCAAATCGAGCGGAGAAGGATGTtgagcagaaggcagaagaggagCATATATTAGATAAATCCAG gaagaaactagaagagaaagcaaagctgtaTGAGAAAATGACAAAAGGCGACTTCCCAG ATGAAGAAACTGAGGATTTGTACCTGGTGGATTTCACTCAGAAGATCATAGATAAACAGCACGAAGTACAAGAAATGTATCAGAGCGAAGCTGCTAGAAAGACTTTAGAAAAAGAGACAGATGATGAGGAAACTCAACCTGAAGTGGAAATACCACCGCCTGAGGACCCAGATGAAGAATG GGTTGATTATGTTGATTTCCTTGGCCGATCTAGACGCTGTATGAAGAAGGATTTGCCAAGTCTACTTAAAATGGATCAGGAACTTCAAGGGAAAAG acaaGGTCCTGATGGGAATACTCTGTTATCTGAAGACATGAGAAGAGAACTTCAGAGGCAGCagtgggaaaaagaagaagaagaagccCTCAGAAAACCCATGGGACCCATACATTATGAGGACATTCGAGAAAATG aGGCCAGACAGCTTGGTGTTGGTTACTTTGCCTTTTCTCGTGACAAAGAACTTAGGGATAAACAACGGGCAACATTGGATATGCTAAGAGAGCAG ACACTTGACCAGAGAACTAAACGTGaacagttaaaagaaaaaaggaaggcagCTCTAGATGCAAGGCTGTCTAAACTTCGAGCACGGAAGATTAAGAAGTTAAGGGAAGCTGGATtagaggaagaggcagaaaaattgGAGAAGGGAG AGGCGAAAGGTGTTACTGACGAACCGGAAGCTCCGAGAGTTACCGCAGCAAGTAGAAAGGTAGAGGTTGTCATCCAGGAGAGGAGAGATACCAAGCCTGGCGTGCCTTATGTCCGAGAGTGGGATAAAGGCAAAG AATTGATGTTTGGACAATGgtcaaagaaacaggaagaactcAGAGATGAGCGAGATCCAGAATTTGCGCCACCTTCTGATTACTTTATGGGacaaaagaaagatgataaTTACAGAAGTCAGGATTTGAACAGTCCTGAAACCTCCTCTGCAAAATTAGAAACGGAGACAGCACAAAACCAACAGATGCCATCAGCACAGGCCAACGGCAGCAGCAGTGAAGATGTGCCATCATCAGCGCAAGCTTACAACAGCAATGTTCGAGTTGAGTCAGCATCAACAGAGGCATGTGGCAGTGACGCTCAAGATGCACCATCATCAGGAGAGGATGACAGCAGTGATGATGAGGATATGCTGCCATCAGCACAGGCTTATGGCTACAGTGCTCAAGGTGTGCCACCGTCAATGCAGGCTTACGGCTATGGTGCACAAGGTGTGCCACCGTCAATGCAGGCTTACGGCTATAGCACTCATGATATGCCATTTCCAATGCAGGCTTATGGCTACGGTGCTCAAGGCATGCTGCCACCAATGCACACTTATGGCTACAGCACCCATGATATGCCATTCTCAATGCAGGCTTACGGCTATGGCGCCCAGGATGCGCCGCCCGGGATGCAGGCCTGTGGCTGCAGCGCCCAGGATGCGCCGCCCGGGATGCAGGCCTGTGGCTGCAGCGCCCAGGATGCACCACCAGGGATGCAGGCCTGTGGCTGCAGCGCCCAGGATGCACCACCAGGAGTGCAGGACTGTGGCTGCAGCGCCCAGGATGCACCACCAGGAGTGCAGGACTGTGGCTGCAATGCCCAAGACTTGCCACCAGGAATAcagggctgtggctgcagcaCCCAGAACATGCCACCAGCAATGcagggctgtggctgcagcaCCCAAGATGTGCTGCCGTCAGCGCAGACCAACAGCAGTGACACTCAAAATCAGGAACCGCTTTACCAAAGTTTAGATGATATGCTGTCTTATTACAGACAAGTGACTTGA
- the CCDC174 gene encoding coiled-coil domain-containing protein 174 isoform X2: protein MDRRKKPLDVAASSLVDLKAELFRKQEEFKKEKLLKDAGIFAKPKTSNKKPSIWNKQNTGVANRAEKDVEQKAEEEHILDKSRKKLEEKAKLYEKMTKGDFPDEETEDLYLVDFTQKIIDKQHEVQEMYQSEAARKTLEKETDDEETQPEVEIPPPEDPDEEWVDYVDFLGRSRRCMKKDLPSLLKMDQELQGKRQGPDGNTLLSEDMRRELQRQQWEKEEEEALRKPMGPIHYEDIRENEARQLGVGYFAFSRDKELRDKQRATLDMLREQTLDQRTKREQLKEKRKAALDARLSKLRARKIKKLREAGLEEEAEKLEKGEAKGVTDEPEAPRVTAASRKVEVVIQERRDTKPGVPYVREWDKGKELMFGQWSKKQEELRDERDPEFAPPSDYFMGQKKDDNYRSQDLNSPETSSAKLETETAQNQQMPSAQANGSSSEDVPSSAQAYNSNVRVESASTEACGSDAQDAPSSGEDDSSDDEDMLPSAQAYGYSAQGVPPSMQAYGYGAQGVPPSMQAYGYSTHDMPFPMQAYGYGAQGMLPPMHTYGYSTHDMPFSMQAYGYGAQDAPPGMQACGCSAQDAPPGMQACGCSAQDAPPGMQA, encoded by the exons ATGGACCGGAGGAAGAAGCCGTTGGATGTGGCCGCCTCCTCG TTGGTAGATCTCAAAGCAGAACTCTTCCGAAAGCAAGAAgaattcaagaaagaaaagctactGAAAGATGCTGGCATCTTTGCAAAGCCTAAAACTTCTAATAAG AAACCAAGCATCtggaacaaacaaaacactggAGTTGCAAATCGAGCGGAGAAGGATGTtgagcagaaggcagaagaggagCATATATTAGATAAATCCAG gaagaaactagaagagaaagcaaagctgtaTGAGAAAATGACAAAAGGCGACTTCCCAG ATGAAGAAACTGAGGATTTGTACCTGGTGGATTTCACTCAGAAGATCATAGATAAACAGCACGAAGTACAAGAAATGTATCAGAGCGAAGCTGCTAGAAAGACTTTAGAAAAAGAGACAGATGATGAGGAAACTCAACCTGAAGTGGAAATACCACCGCCTGAGGACCCAGATGAAGAATG GGTTGATTATGTTGATTTCCTTGGCCGATCTAGACGCTGTATGAAGAAGGATTTGCCAAGTCTACTTAAAATGGATCAGGAACTTCAAGGGAAAAG acaaGGTCCTGATGGGAATACTCTGTTATCTGAAGACATGAGAAGAGAACTTCAGAGGCAGCagtgggaaaaagaagaagaagaagccCTCAGAAAACCCATGGGACCCATACATTATGAGGACATTCGAGAAAATG aGGCCAGACAGCTTGGTGTTGGTTACTTTGCCTTTTCTCGTGACAAAGAACTTAGGGATAAACAACGGGCAACATTGGATATGCTAAGAGAGCAG ACACTTGACCAGAGAACTAAACGTGaacagttaaaagaaaaaaggaaggcagCTCTAGATGCAAGGCTGTCTAAACTTCGAGCACGGAAGATTAAGAAGTTAAGGGAAGCTGGATtagaggaagaggcagaaaaattgGAGAAGGGAG AGGCGAAAGGTGTTACTGACGAACCGGAAGCTCCGAGAGTTACCGCAGCAAGTAGAAAGGTAGAGGTTGTCATCCAGGAGAGGAGAGATACCAAGCCTGGCGTGCCTTATGTCCGAGAGTGGGATAAAGGCAAAG AATTGATGTTTGGACAATGgtcaaagaaacaggaagaactcAGAGATGAGCGAGATCCAGAATTTGCGCCACCTTCTGATTACTTTATGGGacaaaagaaagatgataaTTACAGAAGTCAGGATTTGAACAGTCCTGAAACCTCCTCTGCAAAATTAGAAACGGAGACAGCACAAAACCAACAGATGCCATCAGCACAGGCCAACGGCAGCAGCAGTGAAGATGTGCCATCATCAGCGCAAGCTTACAACAGCAATGTTCGAGTTGAGTCAGCATCAACAGAGGCATGTGGCAGTGACGCTCAAGATGCACCATCATCAGGAGAGGATGACAGCAGTGATGATGAGGATATGCTGCCATCAGCACAGGCTTATGGCTACAGTGCTCAAGGTGTGCCACCGTCAATGCAGGCTTACGGCTATGGTGCACAAGGTGTGCCACCGTCAATGCAGGCTTACGGCTATAGCACTCATGATATGCCATTTCCAATGCAGGCTTATGGCTACGGTGCTCAAGGCATGCTGCCACCAATGCACACTTATGGCTACAGCACCCATGATATGCCATTCTCAATGCAGGCTTACGGCTATGGCGCCCAGGATGCGCCGCCCGGGATGCAGGCCTGTGGCTGCAGCGCCCAGGATGCGCCGCCCGGGATGCAGGCCTGTGGCTGCAGCGCCCAGGATGCACCACCAGGGATGCAGGCCT GA
- the CCDC51 gene encoding mitochondrial potassium channel: MGPMKYKSSVSSVSCGLRYHHSLIKWSPKMNLHIVRTYCSSAPKRPEAKSATEMAMDLLNRLTEAGTLMGKNSFQKMSATCKSWWERYEEFVGINEVREAQGKVTEAENVFMVARGIVREARENVEAQQIKLKEIRDRLDRVSRDDTQYLELATLEHRLLQEEKRYRAAYLNAEESEREKFSLFSAAVRESHEKERTRAEKTKNWSIIGSVLGAIIGVLGSTYVNRVRLQELKVLVLEAQKGPVNLQEAIKEQASSHYLQQKDLSDVIADLKNVLQTRTSQEVKEGTLTREDRNDSIKIDSLLIPLNEQLNYTKQVSSCLGSLQQQFNTLQENLAQMISEMQSIKLAVHSRPMERAMARSSVEGKSQASAVRDVILELCDTERRLETQIKRNSIYSTAVTCAVFAVTLPVLYIILKGN, encoded by the exons ATGGGACCAATGAAATACAAGTCAAGTGTGTCCTCAGTGTCCTGTGGTCTGCGATATCACCATTCTTTGATAAAGTGGAGTCCAAAAATGAATTTACACATAGTGCGGACTTATTGCTCATCAGCACCTAAGAGGCCTGAAGCCAAGTCTGCAACAGAAATGGCCATGGATCTTCTTAATCGGCTGACTGAAGCCGGGACCCTTATGGGGAAAAACTCCTTTCAGAAAATGTCTGCAACATGCAAGAGTTGGTGGGAGAGATATGAAGAGTTTGTTGGAATTAATGAAGTTCGAGAGGCTCAGGGGAAAGTGACAGAG GCTGAAAATGTCTTTATGGTAGCTCGAGGGATAGTACGAGAGGCTCGTGAAAACGTAGAAGCCCAACAGATTAAACTGAAGGAAATTCGGGACCGCTTAGACAGGGTCTCTCGGGATGACACCCAGTATTTAGAACTGGCTACTCTGGAACACAGGTTGCTGCAG GAAGAGAAGAGGTACCGAGCTGCctatttaaatgcagaagaatctgagagagaaaaattctctctcttctctgcagctgtaAGGGAAAGCCATGAGAAAGAGCGAACAAGggctgaaaaaacaaagaactgGTCTATTATTGGTTCTGTATTGGGAGCCATTATAGGTGTTCTTGGTTCCACCTATGTTAATCGAGTAAGGCTGCAAGAATTAAAAGTCTTAGTGCTTGAAGCACAGAAGGGCCCAGTAAATCTGCAAGAAGCCATCAAAGAACAGGCCTCCAGTCATTACCTACAGCAGAAGGATCTCAGTGACGTCATAGCAGACCTGAAAAATGTGCTGCAAACAAGGACATCACAGGAAGTAAAAGAAGGCACTTTGACTAGAGAAGACAGGAATGACTCCATAAAAATAGATTctcttttaattcctttaaacGAACAGCTAAACTACACTAAACAAGTCAGTTCATGTCTAGGGAGTTTACAACAGCAGTTTAACACTCTGCAGGAAAACTTAGCACAAATGATTTCTGAGATGCAAAGCATTAAACTCGCAGTCCATTCTAGACCTATGGAAAGAGCGATGGCAAGGTCTTCAGTGGAGGGTAAGAGCCAGGCTTCTGCCGTGAGAGATGTGATTTTAGAATTGTGTGATACTGAACGGAGACTGGAAACACAAATCAAGAGAAATTCTATTTACAGCACTGCGGTGACATGCGCTGTGTTTGCTGTTACTCTGCCAGTACTCTATATTATCCTTAAAGGGAACTGA